A region of the Synergistaceae bacterium genome:
GCTTTGTCCCAGTCAAAAAATTTCAGCCTCTCACGCCCTGAGTGTCTCAGCTCTTCCCGGATATTCTCATCCTCAATCACCGCAAGAATCTTCCCGGCCATGTCATCAATGTCGAGCGGGTCAAAGTACACCGCCGAGTCCTCGGCCACCTCAGGCAGAGAGCCGGCCTCCGCGCAAATTACCGGGCATTCAGCCGCAAACGCCTCAAGCACGGGAATCCCGAACCCCTCATATTCTGACGGAAACACAAAGCATACCGCCCCCGCGTAAGCCTGCGACAAATCCACGTCAGTCAGTTCCGCCTGATGAAACCTCCCGGAAAATTCCCCGAATGACGAAATTTCTTCCTCCGTGAAAGCTCCCCCGCCCGCGCACAATACATCAATGTCCCAGTTTTTTGACATTATTCCCTTCATGGCCGAGGTGAAACGGGAAAAATTTTTGTACATTGAGCGTTTCCCGACAAACAGAACGTAATCATACGGCATTACTTTGTGTGATTTGCTGACGGGAGCGGATGACGCACCGTGATATATCACCGAGATTTTTGCGGGGCTTATTCCGGGAAAGTATTTCAGGATGTCGCGCTTTGTGTTTTCTGAGACCGCTATTATCCTGTCGGCCTGCGGGATTATTCTGCGCTTTGCTGAAATGACTCGCGGGTTGACAGGGTATTTCCCCGAAAATATTTCGTGCGTCATGTCATGCACTGTAACAACAAATTTCCCGTGAGGCGGCTTTGAGGCGTAATAGTATGTCGGGTGAAAGATGTCATAATTCCCGCGAATGAGGTCGAGTCCGCGCTTCATTTTTCCGAGAACGTGAAAGACTCCCTGCTGAAGCCTCGTCATTTCGTGAAGCCCGAACTTTTTCGCAAAGTAGTAATTCATGTTATGGACGCAGGATATTTCAGCGTCAGCACCAAGAGCAGGCAGCCTCGACGAAATTTCGTATATATAGCGAGATATACCGCCGAATTTCTGCGCGATCATGATTTGATAGTCATAATATACCCGCATGATTTATCCCCTCACATTACGACTAATTCACCGTGAAGCGCACCTGCTTTGCTGATGGCCTGCAATATCTCTATGATGTCCCGCGGCCTCGCTCCGAGTGAGTTTAGGACTCTTACCATGTCCCTAACCGTAGTTGTCGCCGGCATTGCTATCATGCTTCCGCCCTCCTCGTCAGCAGTGATGTCCGTCCTGAAATTGTAGGCCGTAGTTCCCGCGCTCAGGCTCTCAGGCTGGACTACCTGCGCTGTTTCTCCGACATTGACGACTAAATTCCCGTGTGCGACTCCGACTGATGATATACGGACATTCCCGCCCATTACGATTGTGCCGTTACGCTCATTCACGGCAACTTTTGCGGTTGTGTCAGGCTCAATCTCAATCCCTCCAACGCTGGCGAGAAATGCATTCGGGGCTTGGACGTACTGCCCCGGCAAATTCACTTCAACACGTCCCGCGTCTGTCGCATATGCAACGACTCCGTAAGCCCGGTTAATCGCGTCCGCAATCCTCTGCGATGTCGTGTGATCCGGCTGCCTCAGCAATAACGCAACCTGACCGCCCATCGTGTAATCAGCGGGGACTTCACGCTCAACGATTGCGCCGCCCGGGATTCTTCCGGCTGTGGGAACGTTCTGCGTACGAGTCGCGCCCGCCCCTTGCGCCGAGCTTCCCCCGACAATCACAGGCCCCTGCGCTACTGCGTAGACTTTACCATCAGCCGCCCTCAACGGAGACTGAACGAGGACTCCCCCCTGAAGGTTCGAGGCGTTGCCCATTGTGTTGACGTTTACGTCTATTGTCTGTCCCGGCCTGACATAGGGAGGAAGGTTAGCGGTTAATGCCACGACAGCAAGATTACGGGTTCTGACTGACCGAGCGTCAAGAGTTACGCCGAAATTCCGCATCATGTTCCTCATCATTTGGACGGCCATCGGGGAATTGTCGCCCGTTCCGTTAAGCCCCGTAACAAGACCGACTCCCGTAAGCTGATTGCCTCTCGCGCCTTCTACTTCTGTGATGTCCTTGATTCTGACAGTGGGATTCACTCGGTTAAAATCCATGTCCTGAAGGTTTACCGCCCCGAATGAAATTCCCGCAGAAAGAATCACGATAACCGCCGCAAAAATATATTTCCTCATGGCCGAGTCCCCTCCCTAAAATACCGTCTGCAAAATCTGCGTGATTACTCCGGGCTTCTGTGTTCGTGAGATTATGCCGCGCCCCTTCACCGCGATTTCAGCGTTCGCGATTAGTGAGCTGTCTATTCTGTTGTCCGAGTTTACATCTTGAGGACGGATAACGCCTATTAGCTGAAACTGTAATACTTCCTCACTTGTCCTTACGTCCCTTGTGCCCTCGATGACGAGATTACCATTCGGCAAAACTTCCGTAACAATACATGCAAGCGTTGCCGTAGCGTGATGTTTCCGTTCAACAGAGCCGTCTCCCGCTGAAGTATTCGTTGTTGTGAAACTCGCCAGCCCGCGTATAAAGCTCAATATGCTTGTGCCGTTCACGCCTCCGTTAATGTTGCTGGTTGCCGTCTTGTTTACGTCCATAGTAGCCTCGTCCTTAGCGTCTGTGCGTTCATTAACCTGAACCGTAACAATGTCGCCGACCCTGCCCGGACGTGTGTCTCCGAACCAGTTTGCGCCGTCATCCCACAATGAACCCGCGAATGACATTCCCGGAATCATCATCATCATTATTACGCAAAGCAACTTTTTCATGATTTGCCCTCCCTCAGTCTGTGCTTACTTCTACAGTGTTCTCATCAATGATTCTTGCCCTGAGTGTTACGCGCCTGTCGTCCGCCCTTCTGACTTTGACCCATTCGCCCGGCCTGCCGTCCTCCAATAATACACCGTCTGTGCTTGCGCTCGCACCGTTGTAACGCGCTATGATTTTGACCTGCCTACCGCGCTTGAGTACCTGCGAATTTGTGAGATACCGAAATTCTAACGGCTCACCCTGCTTTATGTTCCTGTTTGACGTGAAGCCGGAGATTTCCGCGATGTCTGACGGGTAAATACCGGGGCGGGTGATTTTCATGGGACGGGAAAAAACATTCTGCCGTGAAATTCTGTCGTCCCTCTTGATGTTGCTTGCGGCGAATAATACATTTTGCGACCATGTGAGACGGACATTCAGAGGGCGGACTCTTCCGCTGTCATCCTGAAACCTGAGAGTCGCGCCTGAAGTGCCGGGTACGAGGCTTGCGGGGTCTATGAGCTTTCCTTCCGGGACTGGGGAATTTCCCGCAATTTCGAGTCCTCCGCTCCAGCCGGCAATAGATTTCAGCGTCGGCACAAGGTCAGAAAGGGAGCGCGATTTCTGAGGCGGTGAAGTCTCCGTGAAGTTTCCCTCATATTCGGGGGACTCGATTCTTGACGACAGCGGCATACGGATTTCGAGACGTATATCACTCACATCACTGTCATCAATTGCCCGCATAACTTCCCGGCGGTCTAGCCTGTCTCCGTCCGGCCACACTTGAATGTCAGCCAACATTTTGCGGGTTCGCTGGCTGCCTCCTGTGATACGGGCGATTTCTCCGAGCCTAACGGGATTTTTTGCGGTGTAAATCACGCTTGGTATTTCGAGAATGACAGACTGCGCCGAATACGCCGGAACACATAAGGCTGTAAGTATGACAAAAAGCAGAAGCATAAAGATATGCCCCTGCCCTGAAATTTTCCGCAGCATAGCCCGCCTCAGTGCTTGAGACTGTTGGCGATCCTCAAAAGCTCGTCCGCCGTCTGAATCCCCTTTGAGTTTGCCTCGTAAGCCCTCTGCGCTACTATCATTTCTACCATTTCTTCAACGACCTGAACATTTGACATCTCTATGACATTCTGCCTTACCTGCGGCATTCCGTCCTCGCCGGGGTTGCCTGTTATGGGCTGGCCGCTTGCAGGGGTCTCGACAAAAAGCCTGTCGCCTAATGCCCGGAGTCCCGTAGGGTTGACGAACCGCGCTAACTCAAGCTGCCCTAGCTCCTGAAGCTCTGTCTCATCTCCGACTCTCACCGAAACGACTCCAGTTGGTGAAAGCTGTATGCTCTGCGCGTTGTCGGGAATTGTGATTCCAGGCTCAAGCAAATATCCGTCCTCGTCAACAATTTGCCCCTGATCGTCAATCTGCCATGATCCCCCGCGTGTGTAGCCTATGCGCCCGTTTCCCATGTTGACCTGAAAAAATGCGTTGTCGTCAACTATTACCCAGTCTAATGGGCCGTCTGTGATCTGAAAATTTCCCTGTACCATGAAACTTGGCGTAGCGTTGACCCTCGTACCGAGTCCGACCTGGACTCCTGTCGGCACTACTGAGCCTCCCTCAATAGGTGCGCCCGGCTCACGGTAAATCTGATACATCAAGTCTTCAAAGTCTGCCCGGCGTTTCTTGTAGCCCTGTGTGTTGACGTTGGCAAGGTTATGCGTTACAACGTCTAAGTGCGTCTGCTGGGCTATCATTCCTGACGCGCTAGTCCATAATGACCGCAACATGATTTATCCCTCCTGTTATCCTCTGCTGAATGACGTGATTAATTTGCTTGTCTGCTCATCGTGAGTCGTAAGAGCCTTTGACGCTCCCTCGTAGATTCTCTGAGCCTCAATCATTCGCGCCATCTCCGTAACGACTTCTACATTTGAGGCTTCAAGCATTCCCGACCATATTTTAGGGTCTCGACATTCTCGGCCTCCCCGGACTGCTCTGTGGGCGTGAGAA
Encoded here:
- a CDS encoding glycosyltransferase family 4 protein gives rise to the protein MRVYYDYQIMIAQKFGGISRYIYEISSRLPALGADAEISCVHNMNYYFAKKFGLHEMTRLQQGVFHVLGKMKRGLDLIRGNYDIFHPTYYYASKPPHGKFVVTVHDMTHEIFSGKYPVNPRVISAKRRIIPQADRIIAVSENTKRDILKYFPGISPAKISVIYHGASSAPVSKSHKVMPYDYVLFVGKRSMYKNFSRFTSAMKGIMSKNWDIDVLCAGGGAFTEEEISSFGEFSGRFHQAELTDVDLSQAYAGAVCFVFPSEYEGFGIPVLEAFAAECPVICAEAGSLPEVAEDSAVYFDPLDIDDMAGKILAVIEDENIREELRHSGRERLKFFDWDKAARETLECYNLALKGE
- a CDS encoding flagellar basal body P-ring protein FlgI, encoding MRKYIFAAVIVILSAGISFGAVNLQDMDFNRVNPTVRIKDITEVEGARGNQLTGVGLVTGLNGTGDNSPMAVQMMRNMMRNFGVTLDARSVRTRNLAVVALTANLPPYVRPGQTIDVNVNTMGNASNLQGGVLVQSPLRAADGKVYAVAQGPVIVGGSSAQGAGATRTQNVPTAGRIPGGAIVEREVPADYTMGGQVALLLRQPDHTTSQRIADAINRAYGVVAYATDAGRVEVNLPGQYVQAPNAFLASVGGIEIEPDTTAKVAVNERNGTIVMGGNVRISSVGVAHGNLVVNVGETAQVVQPESLSAGTTAYNFRTDITADEEGGSMIAMPATTTVRDMVRVLNSLGARPRDIIEILQAISKAGALHGELVVM
- a CDS encoding flagellar basal body L-ring protein FlgH encodes the protein MKKLLCVIMMMMIPGMSFAGSLWDDGANWFGDTRPGRVGDIVTVQVNERTDAKDEATMDVNKTATSNINGGVNGTSILSFIRGLASFTTTNTSAGDGSVERKHHATATLACIVTEVLPNGNLVIEGTRDVRTSEEVLQFQLIGVIRPQDVNSDNRIDSSLIANAEIAVKGRGIISRTQKPGVITQILQTVF
- the flgA gene encoding flagellar basal body P-ring formation protein FlgA, translating into MLLLFVILTALCVPAYSAQSVILEIPSVIYTAKNPVRLGEIARITGGSQRTRKMLADIQVWPDGDRLDRREVMRAIDDSDVSDIRLEIRMPLSSRIESPEYEGNFTETSPPQKSRSLSDLVPTLKSIAGWSGGLEIAGNSPVPEGKLIDPASLVPGTSGATLRFQDDSGRVRPLNVRLTWSQNVLFAASNIKRDDRISRQNVFSRPMKITRPGIYPSDIAEISGFTSNRNIKQGEPLEFRYLTNSQVLKRGRQVKIIARYNGASASTDGVLLEDGRPGEWVKVRRADDRRVTLRARIIDENTVEVSTD
- the flgG gene encoding flagellar basal-body rod protein FlgG yields the protein MLRSLWTSASGMIAQQTHLDVVTHNLANVNTQGYKKRRADFEDLMYQIYREPGAPIEGGSVVPTGVQVGLGTRVNATPSFMVQGNFQITDGPLDWVIVDDNAFFQVNMGNGRIGYTRGGSWQIDDQGQIVDEDGYLLEPGITIPDNAQSIQLSPTGVVSVRVGDETELQELGQLELARFVNPTGLRALGDRLFVETPASGQPITGNPGEDGMPQVRQNVIEMSNVQVVEEMVEMIVAQRAYEANSKGIQTADELLRIANSLKH